Within Halorubrum lacusprofundi ATCC 49239, the genomic segment CGCCCTCCGCCTCGGCGATGTCGGTCGCCAGATCGACGACGTTGAGGATGTGGTTGAACCGGTAGTCCGACGAGTGCCACGGGTACCAGCGCATCCGACCGCCGTCCTCCTCGCTCTCGACGCTGGCTGCGAGGTAATCTCTCACAAACCCTTTCATCTCTTCGAAGTCCTCGTCGCTCACCTCCGTTTCCTTAATCTCGACGCCCACGGGAACCACCTCGGGCAAAAAACTCGTCGTTCATTAGCGTAACCGAGGAGCGTTTCGTTCTTAGTCGTTACGACGGGGCTACCGACCGTCGATCGCTCGGATCGGTCGCCGATTCCGGTAGTCTCACGAGTCCAACGAACCGACGTCGGTCTCACCGATCGAAATCAACCTCGACCACGTTCTCGCTCACGTGGAGGTAGGTGATGGGATTTTGCCCCGATCCGCCGGTGATCCGGATCTCCAGACCCCTGAGGCTCTCGTCGTACTGGACCTTCGCGTTCCCGCCGGTCGAGAGCGACTTCGTGACGAATGCGCCTCTGAGCGTCGGGTTTCCGTTGGTCACGACGTTCGCGTTCGGGGCGTAGACGATCGCCTCGATGGTCGGGTTTCCGTCCCCCGCGCTTCCGTCGAGGAACCCCCCGTTGACGTAGAACACGTTCCGGCTCGCGGAGTCGACACTGACGGTCGGGCTCCCCTGCAGATCGAGCGAGCCGTTGATGTAGTAGGTGACGTTGTTGCGTCCGTCTTCAACGGTGATGTCGTTGTCTCCGATATCGAAATCGCCGTCGACAGCGACGACGATGTCGCCATCGGTAGTGTTGAACGTGAGGTCGCCGATGACCTCGGCGTCGCCGCCGAAGTAATACACCCCGGACCCGACCGTCCCGGATCCGACCGTCCCACACCCGTTGAATCCGCTCGCGGTTACACAGGTCTCCGTGCCGTTGTCGTTGTCGTCGGCGGCTGCGGCGATCTGATCGGCGATCAGCGATCCCGGGGACGGGAAGCTCTCTCCCTCGACGTAGTCGCCCTCACTCAGTTCGTTATTTTTGTTCCCGGAGTGGGAGTAGCCGTCAGCCTCGCTGACGGCCAGCGTCCTGTCGAAGCTCACCTCCTCCGGGACCACCAGTCGGGCGGTCGTCGTCTGGTTCGCGTCGTCCTTCGTTACGGTGCCGTCGGCGCGCCGGGTGAAAAAGTCGTACCACCCCTCGTAGTACTCGCTTTCGACCTCGACGACGACGGTCCCGTTCCGGAGCGGGTTCGCGGTTTCGGTGACTGCACCGGGATCGTTTGCAGTCCGGCGGACGATGCCGGTTCCGCTCGTGGGCGACGACTCGTCCCCGATCAGCCGAACGATCGGGAAGGTGAGTGTCTCACCGCGGTAGTGGTACTCCGGCGGTGAGATCATCCGCCCGCGGCCGCCTTCCATCGCCCAGACGCCGCCACCCTGCATCGCGACGTTGCGCCGGTCGCCGACGTACTCCAGCGTTCCGATCGAGCCGTTGTACGTGGTGATGGTGTCGGTCCCGTTCTCGATGCGCACCTCGACGCGCCCCGCCTCCTCGTCGAGGCGGAGCTGTCCGCCGTCGACGGACCCGAGGTCGAACCGGCGCGCGTCCGTCCCGCCGAGCGCGACGAGACTCGACTGAGAGCTGAGCTGTGACATCCCATTTTCCACGCTCGCCGAGCGGGCCTCGTCGGTGACCAACCCGAGCGCCGCGCTTCCGGTCGCCACCGTCACCGTCACGGCGGCGATCGTTATCCCCAACAGGAGCACGACCCCGATCACCTCGCTTTGGCCGCGCTCGCTGCGTTTCATACCGAAACGTTCGTCGCCGAGGTATTTAAGCGTCGACCGCTAACAATCAGTTCTGATACCCGACGAGACGGCGTCGATCCGGCTCATTGTGAGCCGGACGACGAGGTCCTTAAGGTCGGGCGGTGACCACCGACACGTATGTGGCGCCCCTGGGGGAGCGACGAGAAAGCGCGGTTCCAGCGCACCGCGGGGGTGAACGTCATCGGTAACGCGGTGAAGATCATCGTCGAAGGGTCGGTGGGCGTCTACTTCGGGAGCGTCGCGCTGGTGGCCGACGCTGCCCACTCTGTCGCCGATCTGGTCGCCAGCGCAGTCGTCTTTGTCTGGGGCGGGTCGCGGTACGACGCCGCCGACGAGACCCATCCGCACGGCCACCAGCGGATCGAGCCGCTGACCGCGTTACTCGTCGGTGCGACTATCGCCGTTCTCGGGCTCGTATTGCTACGCGAGTCGATCCGCGGACTGATCGGCGCCCACAGCCCCCCACGTCAGAGTCTCCTCCTTATCGGCGCGCTGCTGTTCGCGATGGCCGACATGTACCTGCTGTACTGGTACACGGAGCGGGTGAACGCCGACCTCGGATCGACCGCGCTCGATGCGCTTGCCGTAGACTGTCTCAACGACATCTACACCACGATTGCCGCGCTCGTCGGCGTGTTCGGCGTGTTCTTAGATGTCCCGATACTCGATCCGATCGCCGGCGCGCTCGTGAGCGTTTTCGTCGTCTATCAGGGGATCGATATCGGCCGCGAGAACGTCACGTACCTCGTGGGCGCGGCGCCCCCGGTCGGCGACCGCGAACGTATCACCGCCGCGCTCCGCGAGAACCCCGCCGTGGAGGGCGTTCACGACCTAACCGTGTACTACGACGGAACCGACCTCGAGGTCGAGGTCCACGTCGAGGTCGACGGCCAGATGACGCTCCGGGAGGCCCACGATATCGAGACGGAACTGGTCACGGGGCTCCGGAACCTAGAGGATGTCGGCGACGTTCACGTCCACCTCGACCCGTCGGGGCTCGGCGAGTGGAAAGAGGCCGCGGACGGCGGCGACAGGGGCGATAAGGACGGCGACGACGAGGCCTAACACCCTGTCCGATCCCGGCCCCGTCCCGCCCGATCTCGTCCCGTTCCGGCGTGCGGATTAACCCACTAGCGTCCCTACCGGTTGTATGCTCGAACGGCGCGTACTGGAGATGACGTGGCGCGACGGGCTGTTCTGCCACTGGCCGGTCGATCCCGCCGTCGTGTCTGGGACGCTTCCCGACAGACTCTCGGTCGCCACCCATGGGGGCGACGCGTACCTGAGCGTCGTCGCCTTCGTGATGGACGATATCCGCCCGCGTGGGGCGCCTGTCGGGCTCTCGTTCCCGGAGCTCAACCTCCGGACGTACGTCGAGGGGCCCGACGGTCCGGGCGTGTACTTCTACAACCTCGACGCGGACGACCGGATCGGCGTCGAACTCGCGCGGCGGCTGTTCGCGCTCCCGTACTACCGCGCGGAGATGGACGTGTCGCACCCCGCGACCGCCAAGCGCTCCGAAAGCGCGGGTGGCCCCGTTCGGTTCACCAGCCGCCGGGCTCACCCCGGCGTTCCTCACGCACGGTTCGACGCGACCTACGAGCCGACGGGCGAGGCGCTCGCCGCTGAGCCGGGATCGCTCGACGCGTTCCTCGTCGAGAACTACCGGTTCTATGCCGAGGGGAACCGGCTGTACCGCGGTGAGATCACGCACGAGCCGTGGACGCTTCGGGCGGCGACCGTCGATCTCCGGGCGAACACGCTGTTCGAGGCGAACGGGTTCGATCGACCCGACGGCGACCCGATCGTCCGCTACGCGGAGCCGATCGACGTGAGCGCGGATCGGATTCGATCGGTCTGTTGAGATCGCATTCAGCGGACGTATTCTCGTCCGAAACAACCGGCTTCTGAAGGCTGCCTCTCGATCGACAGCGGGAGTGGGTATTGCAGTTTGTTGGCAACGATACGATATTTAAACATCTGTGAGCGACGACGACGATTGCTTATAAATAAACGAGGCGGTGGGCGCGTGCCTCCGAGCGCCCACGGGGCGCGAGTAGTGAGGGACCGAAGGTCCCTCTGACAGCCGGCGGCGAAGCCGCCGGCGAGAGCACCGCGCGAGGGAGTCGTGAACAGAGAGGGACCAGAGGTCCCTCATGCAGCCGGCGCGCAGCGCCGGCGACGAAGTGAGCGACGAGGCTGGGGAGGCGTGAGGCTGTGCTGTGCGGGCGGGTGGGACTCAAAGGGGCAGTCGGCGGCGGAGCCGCCGGCGACACCGCAGCGAGCAGCGCGAGCGAGGAGCGCACCGAGCCGCACGAGTCCTCGCGACTGGGGCTTTGGAGGCGTTCACCATGCTGTCTGAGACTTATAAACAGCCGACAGCAACGCCACTCGATCACTTATAAATGGTCGATCAGTCAACCTACTTCACCCACTCCCGCTATTATTCGTCGCTCAGGGGAACAGCCCGCGGTATTCGTGGGCGCTCGCGGTGCGTTCGAGCGCGAGCGTGTACGCCGCGGTCCGGAGGTCCGGCAGGTCCTTCTGGTCGTACTGGTCGATCGTCTGGTCGAACGCCGTGCCGATGCGGCGCTCCAATTCGGCGTTGACGGTCTCCAGCGGCCACGAAAACTCCTGCGCGTTCTGGACCCACTCGAGGTACGAGACGATGACCCCGCCGGCGTTCGCGAGGATATCGGGGACGACCTGGATGTCCCGCTCCGTGAGCACCTCGTCGGCGGCGACCGTCGTCGGCCCGTTGGCCGCCTCGACGATCGCGGAGGCTCGCAGGTCGCTGACGTTGTCCGCGGTGATCACGCCCTCGACGGCGGCGGGGATCAGCACGTCGACGTCGAGCGTCAATAGCTCCGCGTTCGAGATTGCGTCCGGGTCATCCCAGCGGGATCCGTCGTCGACACGCCGCTCGTCCGGAGTCGCTCGGATCTCACCGCCGACGTACTCATCGATCAGGCCGCCGGCGTCGACGTGGGCGGCCAGTGTTGCCACGTCGAGCCCGTCGGGATCGTAGGCTGCACCGGTCACGTCGGAGGTGGCGACGACCCGCGCGCCCGCCTCGTCGAGGAGCTTTGCCGCGTTCGACCCGACGTTCCCGAATCCCTGAATCGCGACAGTCGCATTCGAGAGGTCGCGATCGAGGTATTCGAAGAGACGCTCGGTGACGATGGAGACGCCGCGGCCGGTGGCTTCCACCCGCCCCGGCGTCCCACCGATCTCCAGCGGCTTCCCGGTGACGACCTGCGGGACGGAGTGCCCCTCGTACATCGAGTAGGTGTCCATCATCCACGCCATCGTCTGCGGGTTCGTGTTCATGTCCGGCGCGGGCACGTCGGTCTCGGGTCCGATCATCCGGCGGATCCCCTCTGTGTACCGCCGGGTGAGGCTTTCCAAGTCGTTCTGAGTGAGGTCCTTCGGCTCACAGATGACGCCTCCCTTCGCGCCGCCGTACGGGAGATCGACCAGCGCGGTCTTCCACGTCATCCACCCGGCGAGCGCCTCGACTTCGCGCTGTGTGACCGACGGGTGGAATCTGACGCCGCCTTTAAAAGGTCCGCGAGCGCTGTCGAACTGGCAGCGATACCCCTCGAACACCTCGACCTCGCCGGAGTCCAGCTCGACCGGGAGCGTGACCTTCAGCGTACGTTCCGGGTGTTTGAGCCGCTCGAAGATGCCGTGATCCACGTCGGCGTACTCCTCCGCGCGGTCCATCTGTGCGAGCATGTTCTCGAACGGGTCGTCTGCCATGATCGGCTCGACTCGACCCCACGTGATATCGGTTTCGGCAATTATGTCCTCTGGTAGTAAATGACACGCATAC encodes:
- a CDS encoding DUF7289 family protein; translated protein: MKRSERGQSEVIGVVLLLGITIAAVTVTVATGSAALGLVTDEARSASVENGMSQLSSQSSLVALGGTDARRFDLGSVDGGQLRLDEEAGRVEVRIENGTDTITTYNGSIGTLEYVGDRRNVAMQGGGVWAMEGGRGRMISPPEYHYRGETLTFPIVRLIGDESSPTSGTGIVRRTANDPGAVTETANPLRNGTVVVEVESEYYEGWYDFFTRRADGTVTKDDANQTTTARLVVPEEVSFDRTLAVSEADGYSHSGNKNNELSEGDYVEGESFPSPGSLIADQIAAAADDNDNGTETCVTASGFNGCGTVGSGTVGSGVYYFGGDAEVIGDLTFNTTDGDIVVAVDGDFDIGDNDITVEDGRNNVTYYINGSLDLQGSPTVSVDSASRNVFYVNGGFLDGSAGDGNPTIEAIVYAPNANVVTNGNPTLRGAFVTKSLSTGGNAKVQYDESLRGLEIRITGGSGQNPITYLHVSENVVEVDFDR
- a CDS encoding cation diffusion facilitator family transporter, with the translated sequence MWRPWGSDEKARFQRTAGVNVIGNAVKIIVEGSVGVYFGSVALVADAAHSVADLVASAVVFVWGGSRYDAADETHPHGHQRIEPLTALLVGATIAVLGLVLLRESIRGLIGAHSPPRQSLLLIGALLFAMADMYLLYWYTERVNADLGSTALDALAVDCLNDIYTTIAALVGVFGVFLDVPILDPIAGALVSVFVVYQGIDIGRENVTYLVGAAPPVGDRERITAALRENPAVEGVHDLTVYYDGTDLEVEVHVEVDGQMTLREAHDIETELVTGLRNLEDVGDVHVHLDPSGLGEWKEAADGGDRGDKDGDDEA
- a CDS encoding YqjF family protein; protein product: MLERRVLEMTWRDGLFCHWPVDPAVVSGTLPDRLSVATHGGDAYLSVVAFVMDDIRPRGAPVGLSFPELNLRTYVEGPDGPGVYFYNLDADDRIGVELARRLFALPYYRAEMDVSHPATAKRSESAGGPVRFTSRRAHPGVPHARFDATYEPTGEALAAEPGSLDAFLVENYRFYAEGNRLYRGEITHEPWTLRAATVDLRANTLFEANGFDRPDGDPIVRYAEPIDVSADRIRSVC
- a CDS encoding Glu/Leu/Phe/Val family dehydrogenase, which produces MADDPFENMLAQMDRAEEYADVDHGIFERLKHPERTLKVTLPVELDSGEVEVFEGYRCQFDSARGPFKGGVRFHPSVTQREVEALAGWMTWKTALVDLPYGGAKGGVICEPKDLTQNDLESLTRRYTEGIRRMIGPETDVPAPDMNTNPQTMAWMMDTYSMYEGHSVPQVVTGKPLEIGGTPGRVEATGRGVSIVTERLFEYLDRDLSNATVAIQGFGNVGSNAAKLLDEAGARVVATSDVTGAAYDPDGLDVATLAAHVDAGGLIDEYVGGEIRATPDERRVDDGSRWDDPDAISNAELLTLDVDVLIPAAVEGVITADNVSDLRASAIVEAANGPTTVAADEVLTERDIQVVPDILANAGGVIVSYLEWVQNAQEFSWPLETVNAELERRIGTAFDQTIDQYDQKDLPDLRTAAYTLALERTASAHEYRGLFP